One Pseudomonadota bacterium genomic region harbors:
- a CDS encoding undecaprenyl-diphosphate phosphatase, giving the protein MTSLQVIVLALVQGLTEFLPISSSGHLILTPHFLGWSDQGLAFDVAVHLGTLFAVMLYFRRDIIDMAGAGIGVLRGEPVTPSARLLMWVALATVPAGLAGLLLSDFIETSLRSPFVIAMTTIGFGVLLWLSDVFKREHRVERDLTYKDALLIGAAQALALIPGTSRSGITMTAGLALGLGRQAAARFSFLMSIPIILLASGLQVLKLIKANESVDWSMLLLGVVCSAVAAYLCIRLFLSFIDRIGFLPFALYRVALGALILWVLV; this is encoded by the coding sequence ATGACGTCACTCCAAGTTATTGTGCTTGCCCTGGTGCAGGGACTCACTGAGTTTTTACCCATCTCGAGCTCCGGTCATCTGATTCTCACGCCACACTTTTTAGGCTGGAGCGACCAAGGTTTGGCGTTTGACGTCGCCGTACACCTCGGCACGCTGTTTGCGGTCATGCTGTATTTCCGTCGCGATATCATCGATATGGCTGGTGCCGGTATTGGGGTGCTGCGCGGTGAACCGGTTACGCCTTCGGCGCGCTTGCTCATGTGGGTTGCGCTGGCGACAGTGCCGGCAGGATTAGCGGGCCTGCTGTTGAGCGATTTTATTGAGACGTCTCTGCGATCGCCCTTTGTCATTGCCATGACCACTATCGGATTCGGTGTATTGCTTTGGCTCAGTGACGTGTTCAAGCGCGAGCATCGAGTCGAGCGCGACCTGACCTACAAAGACGCGTTGCTCATAGGGGCGGCGCAGGCGCTGGCCCTGATACCCGGCACATCGCGATCCGGCATTACCATGACGGCCGGGCTAGCGCTGGGGCTGGGTCGTCAGGCGGCCGCGCGTTTTAGCTTTCTGATGAGTATTCCGATCATCCTGTTGGCGAGCGGCCTGCAGGTGCTTAAGCTGATCAAAGCCAATGAATCGGTCGATTGGTCGATGCTGTTGTTGGGTGTTGTGTGCTCGGCGGTAGCGGCGTACCTGTGTATTCGCCTGTTCCTGAGTTTTATCGATCGAATTGGGTTCTTGCCGTTTGCGCTCTATCGCGTGGCGCTCGGTGCCTTAATTTTGTGGGTACTCGTTTGA
- the folK gene encoding 2-amino-4-hydroxy-6-hydroxymethyldihydropteridine diphosphokinase → MSDIIFLEALEIEGIIGIYDWERTTKQTIRLDLQMPANASRASGSDDISDTLNYKDIAKRIISYVEGTEFQLIETLVERVAAIILDEFKVSWVDVSVSKPGAIRGSKNVGIRIRRGVTDDKGQHDVYLALGSNIEPKRHLKTALELLVKHYGSLRQSTVYQNKAVGFQGDDFLNMVVGFRTRHSLDALRQTITDIEDVCGRVRGAEKFAPRTLDIDMLMFGDTVITSGPTLLPRPEILKFPFMLRPLAELAGDLRHPTLDYTLAQLWTELRDDTKDGHAMRPVDLDSDE, encoded by the coding sequence ATGAGCGATATAATTTTTCTCGAGGCCCTCGAAATTGAGGGCATCATCGGTATCTACGATTGGGAGCGCACCACCAAGCAGACCATTCGCTTGGATTTGCAAATGCCCGCAAATGCCTCACGGGCATCGGGTTCTGATGATATTTCCGATACGCTCAACTACAAAGATATTGCCAAGCGCATTATCTCGTATGTGGAAGGCACCGAGTTTCAGCTTATTGAGACTCTCGTCGAGCGCGTTGCGGCCATCATTCTCGACGAATTTAAAGTCAGCTGGGTGGATGTGAGCGTCAGCAAACCCGGCGCAATTCGTGGCTCAAAAAACGTCGGTATCCGAATACGGCGAGGCGTTACAGATGACAAAGGACAACACGATGTCTATCTGGCGTTGGGCAGCAATATCGAACCCAAGCGCCATCTAAAAACCGCACTGGAGCTTTTGGTAAAACACTACGGATCCTTGCGTCAATCCACGGTGTATCAAAACAAAGCGGTCGGATTCCAAGGCGACGATTTTTTGAACATGGTCGTGGGCTTTCGCACCCGCCATAGTCTCGATGCGCTTCGTCAGACCATTACCGACATTGAAGATGTTTGTGGCCGCGTGCGGGGGGCGGAGAAATTTGCGCCGCGCACGCTCGACATCGATATGTTGATGTTCGGCGACACGGTGATAACCAGCGGGCCGACGCTGCTTCCGCGCCCTGAGATTCTTAAATTTCCCTTTATGTTAAGACCCCTTGCGGAACTTGCGGGCGATCTGCGGCATCCAACGCTAGACTACACCCTTGCGCAGCTGTGGACCGAACTTCGCGACGATACGAAAGATGGCCATGCCATGCGTCCAGTGGATCTCGATAGCGACGAGTAA
- a CDS encoding SAM-dependent methyltransferase yields MFESNTDTSRLPTPPAEALTHSATLVDQLRADIAQSGPLTFGAYVHEALYRPGLGYYASGTQKFGAQGDFITAPELGSVFAHCVARGIARVLRQLSSKSVVLELGAGSGEFALHCLTALQHLEALPQRYQILEVSPTLQTRQKERLESLPSELSSRVEWLDAPPSAPFEGVVFANEVIDALPMERFGINEHGDVVQARVELGEKPEALTLTAHAPTRAVAEGVLALQSRLRDRDEVWMPFYTHEFRPGLTGWLHTVTDHLTRGAALFVDYGTDELALYRGDRSRGTLLCHFQHRAHDDALLWPGLQDITSWVDFSALANAAHDLGLTIDGYTTQAHMLIDTGLDSVVSARFEQATRTEQSALAREVRQLTLPGDMGERFKALSMRRGLDNGVFSPHHTSLTHRL; encoded by the coding sequence ATGTTTGAGTCCAACACCGACACTTCTCGACTGCCCACTCCCCCTGCTGAGGCGCTGACCCACAGTGCGACGCTCGTCGATCAACTTCGGGCGGACATTGCGCAGTCCGGGCCACTCACGTTTGGTGCCTATGTGCATGAGGCACTGTACCGACCGGGTCTTGGGTATTACGCGTCGGGCACACAGAAATTTGGCGCGCAGGGTGACTTCATTACGGCGCCTGAATTGGGTTCGGTGTTTGCGCATTGTGTTGCGCGCGGCATCGCGCGCGTGCTTCGACAATTGTCCTCGAAGTCAGTGGTACTGGAGCTCGGTGCGGGGAGCGGAGAGTTTGCGCTGCATTGTTTGACAGCGCTGCAACATTTGGAAGCGTTGCCCCAGCGCTATCAAATCCTCGAAGTCAGCCCAACTTTGCAGACCAGACAAAAAGAACGGCTCGAGTCTTTGCCCTCTGAACTTTCATCTCGCGTCGAATGGCTGGATGCACCACCTTCGGCCCCGTTCGAGGGTGTCGTGTTCGCCAATGAGGTGATCGATGCACTACCGATGGAGCGCTTTGGTATCAATGAGCACGGAGACGTGGTGCAGGCGCGGGTGGAGCTGGGCGAAAAGCCTGAGGCGCTGACGCTAACCGCTCACGCGCCCACGCGTGCGGTTGCTGAGGGCGTGTTGGCATTGCAATCGCGCCTGCGTGATCGGGATGAGGTCTGGATGCCGTTTTATACGCATGAATTTCGACCGGGACTAACGGGCTGGCTGCATACCGTCACGGATCATCTTACACGCGGAGCGGCACTGTTCGTTGACTATGGCACCGACGAGTTGGCGCTCTATCGCGGTGACCGGTCGCGCGGCACACTGCTGTGTCATTTCCAACACCGTGCGCACGACGATGCGCTGCTGTGGCCGGGCCTTCAAGACATCACAAGTTGGGTCGACTTTTCGGCGTTGGCGAACGCAGCGCATGACCTGGGCCTCACGATTGATGGCTACACAACCCAAGCGCATATGCTCATTGATACGGGTTTGGACAGCGTGGTGAGTGCGCGCTTCGAGCAGGCAACTCGCACCGAGCAGTCTGCACTTGCTCGCGAAGTGCGGCAGTTGACTCTGCCCGGTGATATGGGCGAACGATTTAAGGCACTCTCGATGCGGCGGGGACTGGACAACGGCGTCTTCTCGCCACACCATACATCGCTGACGCACCGCTTGTAG
- a CDS encoding S41 family peptidase, whose amino-acid sequence MTIFKRLNPLILMALLTGCGGSGGDAPAPAAPPVAGCTIVEQNQFVIDLMRDIYFWLDELPANISAADYDSPSATMAAMTFDSLDRFSGIRDQAANDAFFSESQFIGVGITLSFTDDDRVLLAQVFGDGPAAAAGLARGYELLEINGRNVAAMIAAGESVSDAFGPNELGVNVDIRYRDLTGSEASVSFAKALVTIETVTTAKVIDINNTPTAYLGFRNFVQPSFDALREAFELFANEGATEMILDVRYNGGGLLSVAGFLSSLMGGSTTDGELLARRAHNRLNTSLNQDTNFTTEVNALNLTKVVVITSGSTASASELVINGLAPFMDVTLVGEQSFGKPVGSYGYDFCDKTAVPIAFNLVNAVGVGDYFDGFEVDCPAEDDLSEPLGSEQEGMLAEAITVMATGSCSTRATAAKADGMPRSSAKRVLRGEPEFVALIGAF is encoded by the coding sequence ATGACAATATTTAAGCGTCTGAATCCTCTTATTCTGATGGCCCTTCTTACGGGGTGTGGTGGGAGTGGGGGCGACGCACCTGCACCGGCTGCGCCGCCTGTCGCCGGTTGCACGATCGTCGAACAAAATCAGTTTGTTATCGACCTGATGCGCGACATTTATTTTTGGCTGGACGAGCTACCTGCCAACATTAGTGCGGCAGACTACGATTCTCCCTCGGCGACCATGGCCGCCATGACCTTCGACTCATTGGACCGTTTTAGTGGTATTCGCGATCAGGCGGCAAACGATGCCTTTTTTTCGGAGAGTCAGTTTATCGGTGTGGGCATTACCCTCTCCTTTACCGACGATGATCGGGTCTTGCTGGCGCAGGTGTTCGGTGATGGTCCGGCCGCTGCAGCAGGACTCGCGCGCGGTTACGAGCTGCTGGAGATTAACGGCCGCAATGTCGCAGCCATGATCGCCGCAGGCGAAAGCGTGAGCGACGCGTTTGGACCGAACGAACTTGGCGTTAACGTTGATATTCGCTACCGCGATCTGACCGGCAGTGAGGCGAGCGTCAGTTTTGCGAAAGCCCTCGTAACGATCGAAACGGTGACCACGGCCAAAGTCATTGATATCAACAACACGCCAACGGCTTATCTGGGGTTTCGCAATTTTGTTCAGCCTTCGTTTGATGCATTGCGTGAGGCGTTTGAACTGTTTGCCAATGAGGGCGCGACCGAGATGATTTTGGATGTGCGCTACAACGGTGGTGGGTTGCTGAGTGTGGCCGGCTTCCTCTCCTCTTTGATGGGTGGCTCTACGACCGATGGCGAATTGCTTGCGCGTCGCGCCCACAATCGTCTCAATACGTCGCTCAATCAGGACACGAATTTCACTACCGAAGTGAATGCACTCAATCTCACTAAAGTGGTTGTGATCACTTCCGGCTCGACCGCCTCAGCCAGTGAGCTGGTGATCAATGGATTGGCGCCCTTTATGGACGTGACGTTGGTCGGCGAACAGTCGTTTGGCAAGCCTGTGGGCTCGTACGGTTACGATTTTTGCGACAAAACCGCCGTTCCGATCGCCTTCAATCTTGTCAACGCAGTCGGCGTGGGCGACTATTTTGATGGCTTTGAAGTGGACTGTCCGGCTGAAGACGATCTCTCCGAGCCGCTCGGCAGTGAGCAAGAAGGCATGCTGGCTGAGGCCATTACGGTCATGGCAACCGGTAGCTGCTCTACGCGTGCCACCGCTGCCAAAGCCGACGGTATGCCCCGCTCAAGCGCCAAACGCGTGCTGCGCGGCGAACCGGAATTTGTGGCGCTGATCGGCGCCTTTTAA
- the rpsU gene encoding 30S ribosomal protein S21, producing the protein MPSVRIRENEYFDSALRRFKRACEKAGILTELRRREYYEKPTQERKRKKAAAVKRHAKKVAGEVARRKRLY; encoded by the coding sequence ATGCCCAGCGTACGAATTCGAGAAAACGAATATTTTGATTCAGCTTTGCGTCGTTTTAAGCGCGCCTGCGAAAAGGCCGGTATTCTCACCGAGCTGCGCCGACGTGAGTACTATGAAAAGCCCACACAGGAACGCAAGCGTAAGAAAGCAGCGGCCGTAAAACGCCATGCCAAAAAAGTGGCGGGCGAGGTCGCGCGCCGTAAGCGGCTGTACTAA
- the tsaD gene encoding tRNA (adenosine(37)-N6)-threonylcarbamoyltransferase complex transferase subunit TsaD, protein MRVLGIESSCDETGVAIYDSEQGLMAEELYSQVALHARYGGVVPELASRDHIRKVLPLVDKVLRAAGPREAAAPVDAVAYTAGPGLVGALLVGATVAQSLAAGWQVPAMGVHHMEGHLLSPMLAADRPSFPLVALLVSGGHTLLVDVQAHGHYRVLGQSLDDAVGEAFDKTAKLMGLPYPGGPQLAKLAEEGDSARYNFPRPMLKKPGHDFSFSGLKTSVLLTWQSSDQLPQTRADIAASFQEAVVDTLTTKVKRALQSTGHTTVMVAGGVGANTRLREALAGMCDDIGANVYFPPMRLCTDNGAMIAYAGWLRLQRDGLHADYYAPVRARWSLEALT, encoded by the coding sequence ATGCGGGTGCTCGGGATCGAGTCCTCATGCGACGAGACTGGCGTCGCAATTTACGATTCAGAACAAGGACTTATGGCTGAAGAGCTGTATAGCCAGGTGGCACTGCACGCCCGTTATGGGGGGGTGGTCCCTGAACTGGCGTCTCGGGATCATATCCGCAAGGTTTTACCTTTAGTAGACAAGGTGTTACGAGCAGCTGGGCCCCGTGAAGCGGCCGCACCGGTCGACGCGGTGGCGTATACGGCGGGGCCCGGGTTGGTGGGTGCCTTGCTTGTCGGCGCGACCGTCGCGCAATCACTGGCCGCCGGCTGGCAAGTGCCCGCCATGGGTGTGCATCACATGGAGGGCCATTTGCTGTCCCCCATGCTCGCGGCGGACCGGCCGTCGTTCCCGCTCGTCGCGTTGCTGGTCTCCGGTGGCCATACCCTGCTGGTCGATGTACAGGCGCACGGTCACTATCGCGTACTTGGACAGTCTCTCGATGATGCGGTGGGCGAGGCGTTTGATAAAACCGCCAAGCTCATGGGGCTTCCTTATCCAGGTGGGCCCCAGTTGGCGAAATTGGCCGAAGAGGGTGATTCGGCGCGCTACAACTTTCCGCGGCCGATGCTCAAAAAACCCGGACACGATTTCAGTTTTAGTGGACTTAAAACCAGCGTTTTGTTGACGTGGCAGTCCAGCGACCAGCTGCCACAAACCCGTGCCGACATTGCGGCGAGTTTTCAGGAGGCGGTCGTCGACACGTTAACCACCAAGGTCAAGCGCGCACTGCAGTCGACTGGCCATACGACCGTAATGGTCGCCGGTGGCGTGGGCGCGAACACGCGCTTGCGCGAAGCGCTGGCGGGAATGTGTGACGACATCGGCGCGAACGTCTATTTTCCCCCTATGCGGCTTTGCACCGATAACGGTGCCATGATTGCCTATGCCGGATGGCTACGACTGCAGCGAGACGGTTTGCATGCCGATTATTACGCGCCGGTTCGTGCTCGTTGGTCGCTTGAAGCGCTCACGTAA
- a CDS encoding pteridine reductase codes for MPNDIAPSHSLDNKVVFITGAARRLGAAMAAQCHADGARVIIHYRHSATDAEALCAEFNAQRSASARALQGDLADTGALDTLARTAIDVFGRVDALINNASSFYPTPIGSVTLEQWDDLMASNLRAPFFLSQALANELAARRGAILNMVDIHASRPLHEHPVYCAAKAGLVMLTQSLAKELGPQVRVNAIAPGPVMWPENAMSDESKDSIVDSTLLKRSGHPHDIARAALFLLRDATYTTGEIIAVDGGRRLRS; via the coding sequence ATGCCAAACGATATCGCTCCGTCCCATTCGCTCGACAATAAGGTCGTGTTTATTACCGGCGCCGCGCGCCGTCTCGGCGCCGCGATGGCGGCGCAATGTCACGCCGATGGGGCACGGGTGATTATTCACTATCGCCACTCGGCAACGGACGCTGAGGCGCTGTGCGCGGAATTCAATGCCCAGCGCAGCGCATCAGCGCGCGCGCTTCAAGGCGATCTCGCTGATACCGGCGCTCTCGACACACTCGCTCGCACAGCCATAGACGTGTTTGGACGTGTCGATGCACTGATCAACAATGCGTCATCATTCTACCCAACGCCGATCGGTAGCGTGACGCTCGAACAGTGGGACGACCTAATGGCGAGCAACTTACGCGCGCCGTTTTTTCTCAGCCAAGCGCTGGCTAACGAACTGGCGGCGCGTCGGGGGGCCATCTTAAACATGGTCGATATTCATGCGTCTCGCCCGCTACATGAGCACCCCGTTTACTGTGCCGCAAAAGCAGGCTTGGTGATGTTGACTCAGTCACTGGCGAAGGAGCTTGGGCCGCAAGTCCGGGTCAATGCGATTGCGCCTGGGCCGGTAATGTGGCCGGAAAATGCGATGTCGGACGAGAGCAAAGATTCGATCGTTGACAGCACGCTGCTCAAACGCAGTGGCCACCCGCACGACATCGCGCGCGCAGCACTATTTTTGCTTCGCGATGCCACCTACACCACCGGCGAGATCATTGCGGTCGACGGCGGTCGACGCCTACGCAGTTAG
- a CDS encoding GatB/YqeY domain-containing protein: protein MTLKDTLIADMKAAMKAADKERLSVIRMTVSAIKQIEIDTRKDLEDAGTLAVVEKLVKQRRESAKQYRDADRPELADKEEAEIEFLSHYLPEQLSDDEVGALIDDIIAATGASEMKDMGKVMGQLKANAQGRVDMSAAGALVRAKLG from the coding sequence ATGACTTTGAAAGACACTCTGATCGCTGACATGAAAGCGGCTATGAAAGCCGCGGATAAAGAGCGCCTGAGTGTTATTCGAATGACCGTATCGGCCATCAAGCAAATCGAAATCGATACGCGCAAAGACCTCGAAGACGCCGGCACACTTGCTGTCGTTGAAAAACTGGTGAAGCAGCGTCGCGAGTCCGCCAAGCAATATCGCGATGCCGATCGACCGGAATTGGCTGACAAAGAAGAAGCGGAAATCGAGTTCCTGTCGCACTACCTGCCCGAACAGCTCAGTGACGACGAGGTGGGAGCGCTCATCGACGACATCATTGCCGCGACTGGCGCGAGCGAGATGAAAGACATGGGTAAGGTGATGGGCCAGCTCAAAGCCAACGCTCAAGGCCGCGTCGACATGAGCGCTGCCGGTGCGTTGGTTCGCGCCAAATTAGGCTAA
- a CDS encoding aminopeptidase yields the protein MKRFVLLFVVLVLAQGCTSVRYYSQVTRGHLDLMSRRVPIDDLLADPTVDAQLKTRLSQVLDARAFAVSELRLPDNGSYRSYADLERPFVVWNVFATPEFSVVPTTWCYWFVGCLGYRGYYAEADAERERRRLTEQGYDAFVGGVAAYSTLGRFDDPVLNTMLRRGDTELAGLLFHELTHQVVYRVGDSEFSESLASFVQMEGVRRWLLRTGNTELIDVYRQAEVRNTQFVELVSRTRTVLADIYAREWPPAQMREAKVRAFESLKNDYRTLKAQWGGYAGYDGWFDRPLNNAHVASVATYNRFVPAFAQVLRESNNDFDAFFRRCAELEKMDAEPLARELERLMSQAAQYEGSAP from the coding sequence ATGAAACGATTCGTTTTGTTATTCGTTGTCCTGGTCCTCGCTCAGGGCTGCACGAGCGTGCGCTACTACAGTCAGGTCACACGCGGTCATCTCGACCTGATGTCGCGACGGGTGCCAATCGATGATCTGCTGGCCGATCCGACGGTTGATGCGCAGCTCAAAACCCGCTTGAGCCAGGTCCTCGACGCGCGCGCATTCGCCGTGTCGGAACTGCGGCTGCCCGACAATGGCAGTTATCGAAGCTATGCGGATCTTGAGCGGCCGTTTGTCGTGTGGAACGTGTTCGCCACCCCAGAGTTTTCGGTCGTGCCGACGACGTGGTGCTATTGGTTTGTCGGCTGTCTGGGCTATCGTGGCTATTACGCTGAGGCGGATGCCGAGCGTGAGCGACGACGGCTCACCGAGCAAGGCTACGACGCGTTTGTCGGTGGTGTTGCCGCGTATTCAACCCTCGGCCGCTTTGACGATCCGGTCCTCAACACCATGCTCCGTCGTGGTGATACCGAGCTTGCGGGACTGTTGTTTCATGAATTGACACACCAAGTGGTGTATCGGGTCGGCGACAGCGAGTTCAGTGAATCGTTGGCGTCATTTGTGCAGATGGAGGGTGTGCGACGCTGGCTGCTTAGGACCGGCAATACCGAGTTGATCGACGTCTACCGCCAAGCGGAAGTGCGCAACACCCAGTTTGTTGAATTGGTCAGTCGAACCCGTACCGTGCTCGCGGATATTTACGCGCGCGAATGGCCACCTGCGCAGATGCGTGAGGCCAAAGTGCGCGCATTCGAGTCGCTAAAAAACGATTATCGGACACTCAAAGCGCAGTGGGGTGGCTACGCAGGGTACGACGGCTGGTTTGATCGACCGCTCAACAACGCGCATGTGGCGTCGGTGGCGACGTACAATCGATTTGTGCCAGCATTCGCCCAAGTACTGCGTGAGTCGAATAATGATTTTGATGCGTTTTTTCGTCGCTGTGCCGAACTCGAAAAAATGGACGCGGAACCGCTAGCGCGCGAACTGGAGCGATTGATGTCTCAGGCCGCGCAGTATGAGGGATCCGCTCCCTAG
- a CDS encoding multifunctional CCA addition/repair protein: MDVYLVGGAVRDRLLGIEVVDRDWVVVGATAAELAALGYKSVGKDFPVFLHPDNHEEYALARTERKTGPGYAGFEFDASASVTLEDDLSRRDLTINAIAQTADGALIDPYNGQHDLDAGLLRHVSPAFSEDPVRILRVARFAARYHARGFTVHDSTLALMSEMVRNGEVNHLVPERVWSETQRALAGPTPSVYFDVLRRCNALAVLFPELDALYGVPQPPRWHPEIDTGVHTMMVIDQAAQLSDNPEVRFAALVHDLGKATTPADILPSHHGHEQRSVDLLKTLCARLTVPKRYRDLAILVAAHHGKVHRAFDLKASTVLKLLLATDAFRKPERFKDFITACEADSRGRLGLEKNPYPQADYLLHALAAASAINPRDFITPDMEGEQIAQQLHRRRLNAVKQVSNEYPQN, encoded by the coding sequence ATGGATGTTTACTTGGTCGGCGGCGCGGTGCGCGACAGATTACTTGGCATCGAGGTTGTCGACCGCGATTGGGTGGTGGTGGGCGCGACGGCTGCGGAGCTAGCGGCACTTGGCTATAAATCGGTCGGCAAGGACTTCCCAGTCTTTTTACATCCCGACAATCACGAAGAGTATGCGCTGGCTCGCACGGAACGGAAAACCGGACCCGGTTATGCTGGCTTTGAATTCGATGCGTCTGCCTCGGTGACGTTGGAAGATGACTTGTCGCGGCGCGATTTGACCATCAACGCGATCGCTCAAACGGCTGACGGCGCCCTGATCGATCCCTACAACGGCCAGCACGATCTCGATGCGGGGTTGTTGCGTCATGTGTCCCCAGCATTTAGCGAAGATCCGGTGCGAATCCTACGCGTCGCACGGTTTGCGGCGCGTTATCACGCACGAGGTTTCACCGTGCATGACTCGACGCTTGCGCTCATGAGCGAAATGGTGCGCAACGGCGAGGTGAATCATCTTGTGCCGGAACGGGTTTGGAGCGAAACCCAACGCGCATTGGCCGGCCCAACACCCAGTGTGTACTTCGACGTCTTACGCCGCTGTAATGCCCTGGCCGTGCTCTTCCCTGAGCTCGACGCGCTGTACGGCGTACCTCAACCGCCACGCTGGCATCCGGAAATCGACACGGGGGTGCACACGATGATGGTGATCGATCAGGCGGCGCAACTGAGCGACAACCCTGAAGTACGGTTTGCCGCGCTTGTGCACGACTTGGGCAAAGCGACAACACCGGCGGACATTCTCCCGAGCCACCATGGGCACGAGCAGCGCAGTGTCGATTTACTCAAAACACTGTGCGCGCGACTCACTGTGCCAAAACGCTATCGCGATCTGGCGATTCTCGTTGCGGCCCATCACGGCAAAGTCCATCGCGCTTTTGATCTCAAAGCCAGCACTGTGCTCAAGCTGCTTCTAGCAACCGATGCATTTCGCAAACCGGAGCGTTTTAAGGACTTTATCACCGCGTGCGAGGCCGACAGTCGTGGCCGCTTAGGACTTGAGAAGAACCCCTATCCTCAGGCGGACTATCTGCTCCACGCCCTGGCCGCCGCAAGTGCCATCAATCCACGCGATTTCATCACGCCTGACATGGAAGGCGAACAGATCGCTCAGCAGCTACATCGTCGTCGACTCAACGCGGTGAAACAGGTATCAAACGAGTACCCACAAAATTAA